The proteins below come from a single Xyrauchen texanus isolate HMW12.3.18 chromosome 3, RBS_HiC_50CHRs, whole genome shotgun sequence genomic window:
- the LOC127628414 gene encoding uroplakin-3b-like, which yields MKTNAVIRLMSVLSICIQMVQSQANKPEITANDFQAKITTNSVILKQPHCKFNQICTPDNCEIWLVPSLSTAINKFELDSAKPDILSLSPYPSAFIDQLSKNYFLTKVGFLKDFPCSGLSDTLYFVVGADGNCTTTNCNGVLPVGSTVRFKYVLVDGNSKIIISQTDWSDEIPLYKSKDPQSINDGPNRRSPTMIVIIAILCAAVGLLLLFFFIMLCLVCCSRKDSKPITVMNSFRMPRYDVHNLKNSVHPYDNPAYESEGKKYTTSDTVPRSGVLQTSDGIKL from the exons GTCAGGCAAACAAGCCGGAGATCACCGCTAATGATTTCCAAGCCAAAATCACCACTAATTCTGTAATACTGAAGCAGCCACATTGTAAATTTAACCAGATATGCACTCCAGATAACTGTGAGATATGGCTGGTGCCATCGCTATCCACAG CAATCAATAAGTTTGAATTGGACAGCGCAAAACCCGACATCCTCAGCCTGTCACCTTACCCATCAGCATTCATTGACCAGCTGTCAAAAAACTACTTTCTAACCAAAGTTGGATTTCTGAAAGATTTCCCCTGCAGTGGCTTATCAGATACTCTCTACTTCGTTGTCGGAGCAGATGGAAATTGCACTACCACCAACTGTAATGGAGTATTACCTGTTGGATCCACTGTTAG ATTCAAGTATGTTCTTGTGGATGGAAACAGCAAGATAATTATTAGTCAAACAGACTGGTCTGACGAAATCCCTCTTTACAAAT CAAAAGACCCTCAAAGCATCAATGATGGTCCAAATAGGAGATCTCCTACCATGATTGTCATTATTGCCATCCTCTGTGCGGCTGTGGGTCTACTTTTGCTCTTTTTCTTTATCATGCTATGCTTAGTCTG CTGTAGCAGAAAAGACTCCAAGCCCATCACAGTTATGAACTCATTTCGTATGCCCCGCTATGACGTCCATAACCTGAAGAACTCAGTGCATCCCTACGACAATCCTGCCTATGAATCAGAGGGGAAAAAGTATACCACATCTGACACTGTGCCCAGGTCTGGAGTACTTCAGACTTCTGATGGCATAAAGCTATAA